Proteins co-encoded in one Cytobacillus sp. NJ13 genomic window:
- the recQ gene encoding DNA helicase RecQ, translating to MLAQAESYLKKYFGYTSFRPGQQEIIQNILSHTNTLGILPTGGGKSICFQIPALVLPGTAIVISPLISLMKDQVDALSLAGIPAAFINSTLSSAEYQHVVAGIRNGEYKLVYVAPERFGSMAFLELLNVISISAIVFDEAHCISQWGHDFRPSYRSVVAELNSLNQKPVITALTATATRDVADDIRRLLNIKQENTFITGFARENLSFHVLKGVNKRDFILQTIKKHKNEAGIIYTSSRKETDQLYQFLKGKNCSSAKYHAGLKEEERKEAQDAFVYDESDIMIATNAFGMGIDKSNVRYVIHYNLPRNIEAYYQEAGRAGRDGVDSTCYLLFAPQDIQLQKFLIEESSLNQQKMEQEYSKLKDMVNYCHTEKCLQSYIIEYFDENAESIQCGKCSSCLDERTSMDITQEALMIFSCIKRMGERFGITLTAQVLKGSNNKRIREMNFHKLSTFGLLKNRKEKEIADMINYLLAEDYLILTDGKYPTVRLSASAVPVLKGQKRLSMKINVPVPVQDTEENNELFEMLRKLRKKIADEENVPPFVVFADAALKEMSRYFPVSKDMMLNIKGVGQMKFEKYGEDFIQAIREFAEEHNISPKPAAEAPSKQEEPIDDRPSYQISFDYYKDGDSIREIAKKRNFSPITIQEHIFRSIREGNIIEWSDIFNETEEKLVLQAAEKAGRDKLKPIKDELPEEIDYFKIKAVLVKDELQKQI from the coding sequence TTGCTGGCACAAGCCGAAAGCTATCTGAAAAAATATTTTGGATATACCTCTTTCCGCCCCGGTCAACAGGAGATTATTCAAAATATCCTTTCTCATACCAATACTCTTGGCATTCTCCCAACTGGAGGCGGAAAGTCAATCTGCTTTCAAATACCCGCTCTTGTACTCCCCGGAACGGCCATTGTGATTTCTCCCTTAATTTCCCTGATGAAAGATCAAGTAGATGCCCTTAGCCTTGCCGGCATCCCGGCTGCTTTTATCAACAGCACACTGTCTTCTGCCGAGTATCAGCATGTTGTGGCCGGAATACGTAATGGTGAATATAAGCTCGTGTATGTGGCGCCGGAACGATTTGGTTCCATGGCCTTTTTGGAATTATTAAACGTTATTTCGATTAGTGCTATCGTCTTTGATGAGGCGCACTGCATCTCTCAATGGGGGCATGACTTCAGACCAAGTTATCGTTCCGTCGTCGCTGAGCTTAACAGCCTGAACCAGAAACCTGTAATCACTGCTTTGACAGCAACAGCAACACGGGATGTTGCAGATGATATTCGCAGGCTTTTAAACATTAAACAGGAAAATACGTTCATTACTGGTTTTGCAAGGGAGAATTTATCTTTCCACGTTTTGAAAGGTGTTAACAAAAGGGACTTTATATTGCAGACCATAAAGAAACATAAAAACGAAGCGGGAATTATATACACTTCAAGCCGCAAGGAAACGGACCAGCTGTACCAATTTTTAAAAGGCAAGAACTGCTCATCTGCCAAATATCATGCAGGCCTAAAGGAAGAAGAACGAAAAGAAGCGCAGGATGCCTTTGTATACGATGAATCAGACATTATGATTGCAACGAATGCTTTTGGAATGGGGATTGATAAATCCAATGTCAGGTATGTCATCCACTATAATCTTCCGCGGAACATTGAAGCCTATTATCAGGAAGCGGGAAGGGCTGGCAGAGATGGCGTGGATAGCACCTGCTACCTGCTGTTTGCCCCTCAGGATATCCAGCTGCAGAAGTTTTTGATAGAGGAGAGCAGTCTGAATCAACAAAAAATGGAGCAGGAATACAGCAAGCTTAAGGATATGGTTAATTACTGCCATACAGAAAAATGCCTCCAGTCCTATATCATTGAATATTTTGATGAGAATGCTGAATCTATTCAATGCGGCAAATGCAGCAGCTGTCTGGATGAACGGACAAGCATGGATATTACTCAGGAAGCTTTAATGATTTTTTCATGCATTAAGCGAATGGGAGAGAGATTTGGCATTACTTTGACAGCCCAGGTTTTGAAAGGCTCCAATAATAAGAGAATCCGCGAAATGAATTTTCATAAACTTTCAACATTTGGATTGCTGAAAAATCGCAAAGAAAAAGAGATTGCTGATATGATAAACTATCTGCTTGCTGAGGACTATCTGATTTTAACAGATGGAAAATATCCGACAGTAAGGCTATCCGCCAGTGCGGTTCCCGTTTTGAAGGGGCAGAAAAGATTATCCATGAAAATAAATGTGCCTGTGCCTGTTCAGGACACAGAAGAGAACAATGAACTCTTCGAGATGCTGAGAAAGCTCAGGAAAAAGATTGCAGATGAGGAAAATGTCCCTCCTTTCGTAGTTTTTGCTGATGCAGCATTAAAAGAAATGAGCCGCTATTTTCCCGTCAGCAAAGACATGATGTTAAATATTAAAGGTGTAGGGCAAATGAAGTTTGAAAAGTATGGGGAAGACTTTATCCAGGCTATTAGAGAATTTGCCGAAGAACACAATATTTCCCCTAAGCCTGCAGCAGAAGCGCCGTCAAAACAAGAGGAACCTATAGATGATCGTCCAAGCTACCAAATTTCCTTTGACTATTACAAGGATGGAGATTCAATAAGGGAAATAGCCAAAAAGCGAAATTTCTCGCCGATAACGATTCAGGAGCATATATTTCGCTCTATCAGAGAAGGCAATATAATCGAGTGGTCAGATATTTTCAATGAAACTGAGGAAAAGCTTGTTTTACAGGCTGCTGAAAAAGCTGGAAGGGACAAACTTAAACCAATTAAAGATGAACTTCCGGAAGAAATAGATTATTTTAAAATCAAAGCTGTCCTGGTAAAAGATGAACTGCAGAAACAAATTTGA
- a CDS encoding GerMN domain-containing protein: MSINKKTSIVSAVLVSSVLLSGCGLFGSQGKEKVDPPKAVSYTDEGESAAEETAGKETAENEEGVTANLKTELYLIDKNGYVVPQTIDLPKTNSVATQALEYLVENGPVSELLPNDFRAVLPADTKVSVNIKDKVATVDFSKEFQEYAPEDEKNILQSVTWTLTQFDSIDKVKLTLNGHELKEMPVNGTPVSSALSRANGINMDTTEVVDITNTKPVTVYYLGGDEENYYYVPVTKRVSNDMDNKVEAVVSELIKGPNYASNLVTDFLPDVELLEAPKIEEGKVTLNFNENVFSSFEEKMISKHLLNALVLSLTEQKGIESVAVTVDGKAEIVNEDGQKLSEPVTRPENVNTGSF, from the coding sequence ATGTCTATAAATAAAAAAACGTCTATAGTGTCAGCTGTGCTGGTATCATCTGTTCTATTATCAGGCTGCGGATTGTTTGGAAGCCAGGGGAAGGAAAAGGTCGATCCGCCAAAAGCAGTATCTTATACCGATGAAGGCGAAAGTGCTGCCGAAGAAACAGCTGGAAAAGAAACAGCCGAAAATGAAGAGGGTGTTACGGCAAATCTTAAAACAGAGCTTTACTTGATTGATAAGAATGGGTATGTCGTTCCCCAGACAATTGATCTTCCAAAAACTAATTCAGTTGCTACACAGGCGTTAGAGTATCTGGTAGAAAACGGGCCTGTTTCAGAGCTTCTTCCTAATGATTTCCGTGCAGTCCTTCCGGCTGATACAAAAGTTTCTGTAAATATTAAAGATAAAGTTGCAACCGTCGATTTTTCAAAAGAATTTCAGGAATATGCTCCAGAAGATGAAAAGAACATTCTCCAATCAGTTACCTGGACACTCACACAGTTTGATTCCATTGATAAAGTTAAGCTGACATTAAACGGACATGAATTAAAAGAGATGCCTGTGAATGGCACTCCGGTCAGCTCGGCATTAAGCAGAGCCAATGGAATAAACATGGATACAACAGAAGTTGTGGATATCACTAATACGAAGCCGGTTACCGTTTATTATCTGGGCGGGGATGAAGAAAACTATTATTACGTGCCTGTCACCAAGCGTGTCAGCAATGATATGGACAATAAAGTTGAAGCTGTTGTATCCGAACTTATAAAAGGGCCGAACTATGCTTCCAATCTGGTGACAGATTTCCTTCCGGATGTAGAGCTGCTTGAAGCTCCAAAAATTGAAGAAGGAAAAGTCACATTAAACTTCAATGAGAATGTCTTCAGCAGCTTCGAAGAGAAAATGATTTCCAAGCACTTGCTGAATGCCCTTGTCCTTTCACTGACAGAACAAAAGGGCATCGAAAGCGTAGCGGTCACAGTCGATGGCAAAGCAGAGATTGTCAATGAGGATGGCCAAAAACTATCTGAACCTGTAACCCGTCCTGAAAATGTGAATACAGGAAGTTTTTAA
- the rph gene encoding ribonuclease PH codes for MRADGREPEQLRPIHIETDYLKHPEGSVLITVGDTKVICTASIDERVPPFMRGQGKGWITAEYSMLPRATEQRNIRESAKGKISGRTMEIQRLIGRALRAVVDLDALGERTVWLDCDVIQADGGTRTASITGAFVAMAQAMDKLYSSKKLTHYPINDFLAATSVGILKNKQAAVDLNYIEDSSAEVDMNVVMTGSGEFVELQGTGEEATFSYTQLQEMLGAAQEGISELFEFQKAALGEKITESIQSKREKLKGRS; via the coding sequence ATGCGTGCAGATGGACGTGAACCTGAGCAGCTTAGGCCTATACATATTGAAACAGATTACTTAAAGCATCCTGAGGGATCTGTCCTTATAACCGTTGGAGACACGAAGGTGATTTGTACAGCAAGTATCGATGAGAGGGTCCCTCCATTTATGAGGGGACAGGGGAAAGGCTGGATAACAGCTGAATATTCCATGCTTCCAAGAGCAACAGAACAGAGAAATATCAGGGAATCAGCAAAAGGGAAAATTTCAGGGAGAACAATGGAAATCCAGCGCCTGATCGGCCGTGCTCTCCGTGCAGTGGTGGATCTTGATGCACTTGGCGAAAGAACGGTTTGGCTTGATTGCGACGTAATCCAGGCGGATGGAGGGACCCGGACAGCATCCATTACAGGAGCCTTTGTTGCTATGGCACAGGCGATGGATAAACTGTACAGCAGCAAGAAGCTTACTCACTACCCAATCAATGATTTCCTTGCTGCCACAAGCGTGGGAATTCTTAAAAATAAGCAGGCTGCAGTGGATTTGAATTATATTGAAGACTCCTCTGCTGAAGTAGATATGAATGTCGTAATGACTGGCAGCGGTGAGTTTGTGGAACTTCAGGGAACTGGAGAAGAAGCGACTTTTTCTTATACCCAGCTGCAGGAAATGCTGGGTGCTGCACAGGAAGGGATTTCAGAGCTGTTTGAGTTTCAAAAGGCTGCCCTTGGGGAGAAAATCACAGAAAGCATTCAAAGCAAAAGAGAAAAGCTTAAGGGGAGGTCATAG
- a CDS encoding XTP/dITP diphosphatase, with amino-acid sequence MQEVIIATKNAGKAREFERMFKPLGYEVKTMLDYPDFQDVEETGSTFEENAILKAEAVSKAFGRMVIADDSGLIIDALGGKPGIYSARYAGEEKNDQKNMDKVLDELESIPDHKRHARFYCALAIAAPGKTTETAAGTCEGHILREKRGTYGFGYDPIFFAEAKGKAMAELMPEEKSQISHRANALKKLEELLPSFLAGAENS; translated from the coding sequence ATGCAGGAAGTTATTATCGCTACTAAAAATGCGGGCAAAGCGAGAGAATTTGAACGGATGTTCAAGCCTCTTGGGTATGAGGTTAAAACGATGCTGGATTATCCGGATTTTCAGGATGTAGAGGAAACAGGAAGCACGTTTGAAGAGAATGCCATTCTTAAAGCGGAAGCCGTTTCTAAAGCTTTTGGAAGAATGGTAATTGCCGATGATTCGGGGCTGATCATTGATGCGCTTGGAGGAAAGCCAGGCATCTATTCTGCCCGCTATGCAGGCGAAGAAAAAAACGACCAGAAAAACATGGACAAGGTTCTCGATGAGCTCGAAAGCATCCCGGATCATAAGCGGCATGCTCGGTTCTATTGCGCTCTTGCAATCGCTGCTCCCGGAAAAACTACTGAAACAGCTGCAGGAACTTGTGAAGGCCATATCTTAAGAGAAAAAAGAGGGACTTATGGATTTGGCTATGATCCTATCTTTTTTGCAGAAGCAAAAGGCAAAGCAATGGCTGAATTAATGCCGGAGGAAAAAAGCCAGATCAGCCATAGGGCGAATGCTCTCAAAAAGCTGGAGGAGCTGCTTCCTTCTTTCTTGGCCGGGGCGGAGAACTCATGA
- a CDS encoding metallophosphoesterase, with amino-acid sequence MKVLIVSDSHGLTSELSQIREMHPDMDLMIHCGDSELQADHESLRGYAAVRGNCDFEAAFPEDRIEEAGGIRIFVTHGHRYSVKSTLMNLSYRAREMEADIVCFGHSHGLGAEMSDGILFINPGSIQLPRGRNEKTYVILEARGKDVTLDVYDLSNGKIPDLTQNFSLVKSN; translated from the coding sequence ATGAAAGTACTGATTGTAAGTGATAGCCATGGGTTAACCTCTGAACTTAGCCAAATTCGCGAAATGCATCCTGATATGGATTTGATGATTCACTGCGGAGATTCTGAGCTTCAGGCAGATCATGAATCATTAAGAGGATACGCTGCTGTAAGAGGAAATTGTGACTTTGAGGCAGCTTTCCCGGAGGATAGAATAGAAGAAGCTGGGGGAATCCGCATTTTCGTCACACACGGCCACAGATATTCCGTTAAGTCTACCTTAATGAATCTGTCATACAGGGCACGTGAAATGGAAGCAGATATCGTATGTTTTGGCCATTCACATGGTCTGGGAGCTGAAATGTCTGATGGGATATTATTTATTAACCCTGGAAGCATACAGCTGCCCAGAGGAAGAAACGAAAAGACATATGTCATACTGGAAGCCAGGGGAAAAGATGTTACACTGGATGTGTATGACTTATCTAATGGGAAGATTCCTGATCTGACACAAAATTTTTCACTGGTAAAAAGCAATTAA